A region of Laspinema palackyanum D2c DNA encodes the following proteins:
- a CDS encoding DUF4126 domain-containing protein produces the protein MIPLLAALSASAAGGLRIALPLLLIGLLNADELWSQVPFLSQISPQVAIGVLVSWSLFELFASKQPWGQRLLQNVQLLFSPFVGAIMGMAIAAASFRDDSDAPTFIVALIGVIGGLLALVLQLVQVGWFYRLGKLPLWAILAQDALCVCLVLFAFDSPTEGGIIALLLLWLAIRSSQEWYRWYIQQGARKNPRQNKTEPD, from the coding sequence ATGATTCCACTCCTAGCGGCGCTATCGGCCTCAGCAGCAGGGGGTCTGCGGATTGCCCTACCGCTGCTGTTAATCGGTTTGTTAAATGCGGATGAATTATGGTCCCAAGTTCCCTTCCTGTCGCAGATTTCCCCCCAGGTGGCGATCGGGGTTCTGGTGAGTTGGTCCTTATTTGAACTATTCGCCTCGAAACAACCCTGGGGACAGCGCCTCCTCCAAAACGTGCAACTGCTGTTTAGTCCGTTTGTGGGAGCAATTATGGGGATGGCGATCGCCGCGGCGAGTTTTCGGGACGACAGTGATGCCCCCACCTTTATTGTGGCCTTGATTGGCGTTATCGGGGGATTATTGGCCCTAGTGCTCCAACTGGTCCAAGTCGGGTGGTTCTATCGCCTCGGGAAATTACCCCTTTGGGCGATTCTCGCTCAAGATGCTTTATGTGTTTGTCTCGTTCTCTTCGCCTTCGACTCACCGACAGAGGGCGGTATTATTGCCTTACTCCTATTGTGGTTAGCGATTCGTTCCTCCCAGGAGTGGTATCGGTGGTATATCCAGCAAGGTGCGCGGAAAAATCCGCGTCAGAATAAAACCGAACCGGATTAA
- the hemH gene encoding ferrochelatase encodes MGRVGVLLLNLGGPEQIEDVRPFLYNLFADPEIIRLPFPWMQKPLAWLISSLRHKKSQANYMEIGGGSPLRRITEEQAIALQQSLQDKGQEVQVYIGMRYWHPFTEEAIARIKRDGVEQLVILPLYPQFSISTSGSSFRLLEKIWSDDPSVAPQEHTVIPSWYQRPGYLQAMAQLIARELDGFENPDQVHIFFSAHGVPVSYVEEAGDPYQQEIEECTRLIVQTLNRPNRHTLAYQSRVGPVEWLKPYTEDAIAELAAEGVNDLLVVPISFVSEHIETLQEIDMEYREVAEEAGIENFHRVPALNTHPVFIEDLANLVVEAIDAPPLTLDQVMRPQKNFKMYPQERWEWGMTTAAEVWNGRLAMLGFMGLLIELISGHGPLHFIGLL; translated from the coding sequence ATGGGCCGTGTAGGGGTACTGTTACTAAATTTAGGTGGGCCGGAGCAAATTGAAGATGTTCGACCCTTTTTGTACAACCTGTTTGCTGACCCGGAAATCATTCGCTTGCCTTTTCCGTGGATGCAAAAACCCCTAGCATGGCTGATTTCCAGCCTGCGGCATAAAAAATCCCAAGCCAATTATATGGAAATTGGCGGGGGTTCGCCTTTGCGTCGGATTACCGAGGAGCAAGCGATCGCCCTGCAACAAAGTTTACAGGACAAAGGACAGGAGGTGCAGGTGTACATCGGAATGCGCTACTGGCATCCGTTCACGGAAGAGGCGATCGCCCGCATCAAGCGCGATGGCGTCGAACAATTAGTCATTCTCCCTCTGTATCCTCAATTTTCCATCAGCACCAGCGGATCCAGTTTCCGATTATTAGAAAAAATTTGGTCCGACGACCCCTCTGTGGCCCCCCAAGAACACACGGTTATCCCTTCCTGGTATCAGCGTCCCGGTTATCTGCAAGCGATGGCGCAATTGATCGCCCGAGAACTGGATGGGTTTGAAAATCCCGACCAAGTGCACATTTTCTTTAGTGCTCATGGGGTCCCAGTCAGCTATGTGGAAGAAGCAGGCGACCCTTATCAGCAGGAGATTGAGGAATGTACAAGACTGATTGTACAAACCCTGAATCGTCCCAATCGTCATACCCTCGCTTATCAAAGTCGCGTGGGTCCGGTGGAATGGCTCAAACCCTATACGGAAGATGCGATCGCCGAATTAGCAGCAGAAGGGGTCAACGATTTACTGGTGGTGCCGATTAGCTTTGTCTCGGAACATATCGAAACCCTCCAAGAAATCGATATGGAATATCGAGAAGTGGCAGAAGAGGCGGGAATTGAAAATTTCCATCGCGTCCCGGCGTTGAATACCCATCCGGTATTTATCGAGGATTTAGCCAATTTAGTCGTAGAGGCGATCGATGCACCACCCTTGACCCTGGATCAGGTGATGCGTCCTCAGAAAAACTTCAAAATGTATCCCCAAGAACGTTGGGAATGGGGAATGACCACCGCTGCGGAAGTCTGGAATGGACGACTGGCAATGCTGGGGTTTATGGGACTATTAATTGAATTAATCAGCGGTCATGGACCGTTACATTTTATCGGATTGCTGTAG
- a CDS encoding class I SAM-dependent methyltransferase translates to MATILRDWSYRYQWLYDGISRIAALSVGGESRFRQLALQGLTLHPESKILDLCCGSGQATAYLVQSSQNVTGLDASPLSLNRARNNVPEASYIEAFAENMPIGDGEFDLVHTSAALHEMDPQQLRQILQEVYRVLKPGGTFAIVDFHPPTNPLFWPGLALFFWLFETETAWQLLQTNLPELLQEIGFKVDSPRLYAGGSLQVIHAQKSAV, encoded by the coding sequence GTGGCTACAATTTTAAGAGACTGGAGTTATCGCTATCAGTGGCTTTACGATGGCATCTCCCGCATCGCCGCCCTCAGCGTCGGAGGGGAATCTCGCTTTCGTCAGTTAGCCCTCCAAGGGCTCACCCTCCATCCTGAGAGCAAAATCCTAGATTTGTGCTGTGGGAGTGGTCAAGCCACCGCCTATCTCGTCCAATCTTCCCAGAACGTCACCGGCTTGGATGCCTCTCCCCTTTCCTTAAATCGGGCGCGAAACAATGTCCCCGAAGCCTCCTACATTGAAGCCTTCGCCGAAAATATGCCCATTGGCGACGGTGAATTTGACCTTGTGCATACCAGCGCCGCCCTGCACGAAATGGATCCCCAGCAATTGCGGCAAATTCTTCAGGAAGTGTATCGGGTCCTGAAGCCGGGAGGAACATTTGCGATCGTGGATTTTCATCCGCCCACCAATCCCCTATTTTGGCCTGGATTGGCTCTATTTTTCTGGCTCTTTGAAACCGAAACCGCTTGGCAATTACTCCAAACTAATTTACCCGAACTGTTGCAAGAAATTGGCTTTAAAGTTGATTCTCCCCGACTCTATGCCGGGGGCAGTTTGCAAGTGATTCATGCTCAGAAATCCGCAGTATAA
- the alaS gene encoding alanine--tRNA ligase: MPAVPESLSGNQIRDKFLNFYAARGHQILPSASLVPEDPTVLLTIAGMLPFKPIFLGQRTPEFPRATTSQKCIRTNDIENVGRTARHHTFFEMLGNFSFGDYFKEQAIAFAWELSTEVYGLPADRIVVSVFREDDEAFNIWRDKIGIPPHRIKRMDEADNFWASGPTGPCGPCSELYYDFHPELGDDNLDLEDDTRFIEFYNLVFMQYNRDAEGNLTPLAKKNIDTGLGLERMAQILQKVPNNYETDLIFPIVKKAADIAGIDYAKADEKTKVSLKVIGDHSRAVVQMIADGITASNIGRGYILRRLIRRVVRHGRLIGIEGVFTPEVAEAAIALGEGAYPNLRDREASLKAELQREETRFLETLERGEKLLAELMEKNPKEIPGRDAFILYDTYGFPLELTQEIAEERGMTVELPGFEEAMEEQRVRSQAAHETIDLTVQGSLDKLAQQINATEFLGYSEPVTTSEITVILMGGNSVESATSGDRVQIVLDKTPFYAESGGQIGDRGFLSGQDSLVRIEEVKKESDFFVHFGRIERGTISVGDRITAQIDRACRRRAQANHTATHLLQAALKLLVDEGISQAGSLVDFDRLRFDFNCPRSLTPEELKQVEDRVNTWIAEAHQAQIEIMGLTEARAKGAVAMFGEKYADEVRVIDFPGVSMELCGGTHVSNTSEIGAFKIVSESGVASGVRRIEAVAGPAILDYLEVRDRVVRELSDRFKVKPEEICDRIDSIQGELKATQKQLDSLKSELAIVKSEQLLVDAEFIGEFKLIVANLGEVDADALKTAAERLLQKLGNGAVVLGSVPSSDKVSLVAAFSKEVNAKGLQAGKFIGAIAKICGGGGGGRPNLAQAGGRDPNQLKEALETAKTQLKEGLQ, from the coding sequence ATGCCTGCTGTTCCTGAATCCCTCTCCGGTAACCAAATCCGCGACAAGTTTCTCAATTTTTATGCCGCTAGGGGTCATCAAATCCTGCCGAGTGCCTCTTTAGTCCCAGAAGACCCTACGGTTTTACTCACCATCGCCGGGATGCTGCCGTTTAAACCCATTTTTCTCGGACAACGCACTCCGGAATTCCCTCGCGCTACCACGTCCCAAAAGTGCATCCGCACCAATGATATCGAAAATGTGGGACGCACTGCCCGCCATCATACCTTTTTTGAGATGTTGGGCAATTTTAGCTTTGGGGATTACTTCAAAGAACAGGCGATCGCCTTTGCCTGGGAACTCTCCACCGAAGTCTATGGACTTCCTGCGGATCGCATTGTTGTCAGTGTCTTCCGCGAAGATGACGAAGCGTTCAATATCTGGCGGGACAAAATCGGCATTCCTCCCCATCGGATTAAGCGGATGGATGAAGCGGATAATTTCTGGGCGTCGGGTCCCACGGGTCCCTGTGGTCCTTGTTCGGAATTGTATTATGACTTTCATCCCGAACTCGGGGATGACAACCTAGATTTAGAAGACGATACCCGCTTCATCGAATTCTATAACCTGGTGTTCATGCAGTACAACCGGGATGCGGAAGGCAATCTCACCCCGTTGGCGAAAAAGAATATTGACACGGGATTGGGGTTAGAACGGATGGCGCAAATCCTTCAAAAAGTTCCCAACAATTATGAAACGGACCTGATTTTCCCGATTGTCAAAAAAGCGGCGGATATTGCGGGAATTGATTACGCCAAGGCGGATGAAAAAACCAAAGTTTCTCTGAAAGTGATTGGGGACCATTCTCGCGCCGTGGTGCAGATGATTGCCGATGGAATTACTGCCTCTAATATTGGCAGAGGGTATATTCTGCGTCGGTTAATTCGTCGGGTGGTGCGTCATGGACGATTAATTGGCATTGAAGGTGTGTTTACTCCCGAGGTGGCAGAAGCGGCGATCGCCCTGGGAGAAGGGGCCTATCCCAATCTGCGCGATCGCGAGGCGAGTCTGAAGGCGGAACTCCAACGGGAAGAAACAAGGTTTTTGGAAACCCTAGAACGGGGTGAAAAACTGTTAGCAGAATTGATGGAGAAAAACCCCAAAGAAATTCCGGGACGGGATGCGTTTATCCTCTATGATACTTATGGTTTCCCTCTAGAACTGACCCAAGAAATTGCGGAAGAACGGGGAATGACGGTGGAATTGCCTGGGTTTGAGGAAGCAATGGAAGAACAACGGGTGCGATCGCAAGCGGCCCATGAAACCATTGATCTGACGGTACAAGGCAGTTTAGATAAACTCGCCCAACAGATCAACGCCACGGAATTTTTAGGCTATTCTGAACCTGTGACCACCTCAGAAATAACGGTTATTTTGATGGGGGGGAACTCTGTCGAATCCGCAACCTCTGGCGATCGCGTTCAAATCGTCTTAGATAAAACGCCCTTCTATGCTGAATCCGGGGGACAAATTGGCGATCGGGGATTTCTCTCGGGTCAAGATAGCTTGGTTCGCATTGAAGAGGTGAAAAAGGAATCGGATTTCTTTGTTCATTTCGGACGGATTGAACGCGGAACCATCTCGGTTGGCGATCGCATTACCGCTCAAATTGACCGCGCTTGTCGTCGTCGCGCTCAAGCCAATCATACCGCAACTCACTTGCTGCAAGCGGCCTTAAAATTGCTGGTGGATGAGGGAATTTCTCAAGCGGGTTCCCTGGTTGATTTTGACCGTTTGCGCTTTGATTTCAATTGTCCTCGTTCCCTGACTCCGGAGGAGTTGAAACAAGTTGAGGACCGGGTGAATACTTGGATTGCGGAAGCGCATCAAGCGCAAATTGAGATTATGGGACTGACGGAGGCGAGGGCAAAAGGTGCAGTCGCCATGTTCGGTGAGAAGTATGCCGACGAAGTGCGAGTGATTGATTTTCCCGGGGTTTCAATGGAATTGTGCGGGGGAACTCATGTGAGTAATACCTCTGAAATTGGCGCGTTTAAGATTGTTTCAGAATCGGGGGTTGCCTCCGGGGTCCGGCGAATTGAAGCGGTGGCGGGACCGGCGATTTTGGACTATTTGGAAGTGCGTGATCGCGTGGTTCGGGAATTGAGCGATCGGTTTAAGGTGAAACCCGAGGAAATTTGCGATCGGATCGATAGCATCCAAGGAGAATTAAAAGCCACTCAAAAGCAATTAGACTCCCTCAAATCCGAATTAGCCATTGTTAAATCAGAGCAATTACTTGTAGATGCTGAATTTATTGGTGAGTTTAAACTGATTGTTGCCAATCTCGGCGAAGTGGATGCAGATGCGTTAAAAACTGCGGCGGAACGGTTACTCCAAAAACTCGGAAATGGGGCGGTTGTTTTGGGTTCAGTTCCCAGTTCTGATAAAGTCAGTTTAGTGGCTGCCTTTAGCAAAGAAGTGAATGCCAAAGGATTGCAAGCGGGTAAATTTATTGGTGCGATCGCCAAAATTTGTGGTGGCGGTGGCGGGGGACGCCCGAACCTGGCGCAAGCGGGGGGACGGGACCCGAACCAGTTAAAAGAAGCATTAGAGACGGCTAAAACCCAGTTAAAAGAAGGGTTGCAGTAA